A single region of the Leptospira bouyouniensis genome encodes:
- a CDS encoding integrase catalytic domain-containing protein: MSMKQSKMVRSMLVQVFKEKYLWASKKEKSLILDQFVEATGFNRSYARTVLRKKKDNVVKLRARKKRISSYDDDVRFYLEKIWEILDRICGKRLVMAMPDVLAKLEQFKVFKIDKITKDKLLSISSASVDRLLKPARKKLGRKGTSTTKQPKYLIDRIPIKTFGEWKSSLPGFVQIDLVAHNGGNVFGGFYSTLAATDVCTGWTVCILVKDKTQFQMLKALIKLKKILPFPLLGIHSDNGAEFINQTILAYAERNDIQFTRGRPYKKNDNPHIEQKNYSVVRRNTGYLRIENQIQADIVRSLYQDLNTYNNYFLPVMILKEKHRIGSKAIRKYDEAKSPYRRILARKDISKTIKASMKKIYEKLNIFELKNQINHWQNEFVKIAAPIRNPIDKVNVRRKRGILHTTPKWRREVNSDTKNPFIERQRVEEMRRAAEQVWVKRK, from the coding sequence ATGTCCATGAAGCAATCGAAGATGGTGCGTTCTATGTTGGTTCAAGTGTTCAAAGAGAAATACCTTTGGGCTTCGAAAAAAGAAAAAAGCCTAATACTCGATCAGTTCGTTGAAGCTACTGGATTCAATCGATCCTATGCCAGAACCGTCCTTAGAAAGAAAAAAGACAATGTTGTCAAACTGAGAGCAAGAAAGAAGCGTATATCAAGCTATGATGATGACGTCAGATTCTATTTAGAGAAGATTTGGGAGATCCTGGATCGAATTTGTGGGAAAAGACTCGTGATGGCAATGCCAGATGTCTTAGCCAAACTCGAACAGTTCAAAGTATTTAAAATTGATAAAATAACCAAGGACAAACTTCTCTCCATCAGTTCTGCTTCAGTGGATCGCTTATTGAAACCTGCCAGGAAAAAACTTGGTCGCAAAGGCACCTCTACGACGAAGCAACCTAAATACCTTATTGATCGGATCCCAATCAAAACGTTTGGCGAATGGAAAAGTTCTCTACCTGGTTTTGTCCAAATCGATCTAGTCGCCCATAATGGTGGAAATGTATTTGGAGGATTTTATTCAACACTTGCAGCAACAGATGTTTGTACGGGATGGACTGTTTGTATACTGGTGAAAGATAAAACTCAATTCCAGATGCTAAAAGCATTAATAAAACTGAAAAAAATATTACCCTTCCCACTTTTAGGAATCCATTCCGATAACGGAGCAGAATTTATTAATCAGACAATTCTAGCTTATGCAGAAAGGAACGATATCCAATTCACTCGCGGAAGACCATACAAAAAGAATGATAACCCACATATTGAACAAAAGAATTACAGCGTTGTAAGAAGGAATACTGGATATTTGCGTATTGAAAATCAAATCCAAGCAGATATTGTCAGATCACTGTACCAAGATTTAAATACTTACAATAATTACTTTCTACCAGTGATGATCTTGAAGGAGAAACATAGGATTGGTTCAAAAGCAATTCGAAAGTATGACGAAGCAAAATCACCTTACCGAAGGATACTGGCTAGAAAAGATATTTCGAAAACGATAAAAGCTTCTATGAAAAAGATTTATGAGAAGTTGAATATTTTTGAATTAAAGAATCAGATCAATCATTGGCAAAACGAATTTGTGAAAATTGCTGCCCCTATTCGTAACCCAATAGACAAAGTGAATGTTAGAAGGAAAAGA